The sequence CTTTAGCACACCCGAATCCGATCGAACCGATCACTTCTGTGCTTGTGCGCAGGGGGACAATAAGCAGTGATTTGATCCCAACCTCGACGAACTTTCCTTCAAGCGCGGGGGTGAAGGCGGGGGCCGATTCAATGTCAACAAATATTCCTGCCTTGTTCTGGATCGTCCAGCCCGGCATCCCCGCATCCACAGCAAACAATTCGTGATTGATATCGAGCGCATCGGCAACGCGGCTCAATGTGTTGACGCTGTAATGCGATTTTGCCCGATTGAGGAGACACATAAATATGCATTCGCCTTCGATGAGCCATGAAAGCTCAGCGCGAAGGACCTCGATAATTCCCTCCCGGGAAGTCGTCTCATCGATCTTTAACGAAATTTCATTGAGGGTGCTGATCTTCTTCGAGAAACTTTGGGCTTCAAGAAGCCTGATTCGCAACTCTTCTTTTGGCAATTCTAAATTATTTGAAGACTGCCAATCGGAGGCCATTTCTTTAACCATTTATCCTTTCACATTCTTCGTCTTCGCCCCCAGTTATCGCGCTTACTTCAATCTTCCCTTCTGTTCCGTGTTATTTATTTTTTAACCACTTGACCCATCAACACCGGCTTTTCTTTTTGCGCCGTCAGCGCGTGAAGCGCTTCTTCCGCATTCCGCCGTGCTACGATGAATATCAATCCTATGCCGAGATTGAACGTTCGCCGCATATCGCCTTCGGGCACGTTTCCGCTTGCTTGAATCATCGAGAATATCGCAGGACGCTTCCATGCCTCCCAATCGACCGCAAGCTGGAGACCCTTCGGTATCACCCGCATCGTGTTACCGACAATCCCGCCTCCTGTGATATGGGACATGCCTTTGACCACCCCTTTCGCCAGCAGCAACCTGATCGGTGAAAGATATGAGCGGTGAACGGCAAGCAGCGCATCGCCGAGAGAGCCGTTCAGTTCTTTATGAAATTGATATAGCGAATGCTTTGGCGTAAGGACCTTGCGGGCAAGCGAAAAGCCGTTCGTGTGAAGCCCCGTCGATGGAAGTCCGATCAATACGTCTCCCGCCTTTATTTTTTTTCCGTCGACTA is a genomic window of Bacteroidota bacterium containing:
- the purM gene encoding phosphoribosylformylglycinamidine cyclo-ligase, producing MAQTYKKAGVNIAAGEEVVERIKRNLRSTFNKNVLADIGSFGAFYRASFPGLKDPVLVSSVDGVGTKLKIAIEMKRFDTVGQDLVNHCVNDIAVCGARPLYFMDYFAAGRLSPIVAEKVISGFVKACKENSCSIIGGETAEMPGIYKEADFDIAGTIVGVAEKKRIVDGKKIKAGDVLIGLPSTGLHTNGFSLARKVLTPKHSLYQFHKELNGSLGDALLAVHRSYLSPIRLLLAKGVVKGMSHITGGGIVGNTMRVIPKGLQLAVDWEAWKRPAIFSMIQASGNVPEGDMRRTFNLGIGLIFIVARRNAEEALHALTAQKEKPVLMGQVVKK